Within Agarivorans litoreus, the genomic segment GGTTATCTCGGCTTTGTTTTGCTTGCTTAAACCAATGATGTTGGTCGGAGGTATGGTTAAGTACCAAGTCCATCATTATGCCGATGTTACGCTGTTTAGCTTGATGGATTAACTGGCGCATGTCGTTCATGTTCCCAAAGCGCGGATCTATGGCCTGATAGTCGGCAATGTCGTAACCATTGTCTTTCATTGGAGAAAGATAAACAGGCGATAGCCAAATAAGGTCGATGCCCAGCTTTTCCAGATAATCTAGCTTGCTAATAATGCCTTTTAAATCGCCGTTGCCATCGCCGCTACTATCACAAAAACTGCGTGGGTAAACCTGATAAACAACCGCCGAATGCCACCATTGTTGGTTCATGATTAAATTCTTTTACTGCTACGAATTACTTGCATTGTAAACCCTCTTATTTGATTAGAATAGTTTGCTATTTTTAATGCTAATCATTATTAAGCTCAGTGTTTATGCCGCCTGTAAGGCTGTTTATAAGCTGGTTCGGAGTGTTTTCTTTACAGATGATTAGTTTGCAAGGGGGATTGAAGATCTTTAATAGAAGGGTAATTGTTTGAATTTTGATCGCTGTCAAACATCATTAACCAAAAACAAAGATCTTTGTGAGCCGATGCTCAATAAGTGAGTACCTATCTTCATCGTTCAAAAATTAAGCGTAGATTAAAAAAGCGGTAAATTAACTATGGATAGTTAAGGTTGTGTTTTACTTGTGGTTCTTTCCAGTGGTTAGTCTGCCCCTCATCGCAAAACACCAAAGAGTGGTGATGAGTTGAGTCTTAAAGAGACGCTCTAAGATTACATGGGAAAGTAACAATGAGAAAATTCAGCAAACTCGCCACTAGCGCTCTGCTAGCTGGTGCGGCGTTGGGCTATGCGTCCAGCGTCACGGCGGCACCTAGGACCGCCTTTGTACACCTCTTCGAATGGAAATGGGAAGACATTGCACAAGAGTGTGAAACCTTCCTAGGACCAAAAGGATTTGCCGCGGTGCAAGTCTCACCTCCAACTAAATCTCACAACGCTGGCGCGTGGTGGAGCCGCTACCAACCAGTTAGTTATTCCTTTGAAGGACGCAGTGGTAGCCGTGGTCAATTCCAAGATATGGTACAGCGTTGTAAAAACGTTGGGGTAGATATCTACGTAGATGCCGTAATTAACCACATGGCAGCTTACGATAGAAACTTCCCTGAAGTACCTTACGGACCAAATGACTTTAATTCTTGTACCAGTGATATCGATTACGGAAATCGCTGGCAGGTACAAAACTGTGATTTGGTGGGGCTAAATGATCTTAAAACTGGCTCAGAGTATGTGCGCCAAAAAATTGCAGATTACATGAATGATGCGATAAGTATGGGCGTAGCAGGTTTCCGTATTGATGCAGCCAAGCACATCCCGGCAGGTGATATTGCCGCGATTAAAGGCAAGTTAAACGGTAACCCTTACATCTTCCAAGAAGTGATTGGCGCGCCAGGCGAGCCAGTTCGTCCAAGCGAATATACTTACATTGGTGATGTTACTGAGTTTGAATTTGCCCGTAAGTTAGGTCCTGCTTTTCGTGATAGCAATATTGCGTGGTTACCTGATTTAGGCAACCAAATGGAGCTATCTAGCGCCGATGCGGTGACCTTTGTGACCAACCACGATGAAGAGCGTCATAATCCAGGTGGCCCAATCTGGCATGGTGTTCAAGGTGACGGCTACTTCTTAGCGAATATTTTTGCGCTAGCCTACCCTTATGGTTACCCAAAAATCATGTCGGGTTACTACTTCAACGGTGACTTTGATGCAGGTCCACCTAGCAGCGGCGTACATACTGGTAATGCTTGTGGTTTTGACGGCGGCAACTGGGTGTGTGAGCACAAGTGGCGCGGCATTGCTAACATGGTGGGTTTCCGTAACCATACTGCTGGTGAGTGGAGTATTACCAACTGGTGGCAAGGTGGTAACGACCAAATAGCCTTCGGTCGTGGCGGTTTAGGTTTTGTTGTTATCAACAAACGTTCCGGTAGCTCAATTAATCAAAGCTTTGATACAGGCATGCCAGACGGGCAGTACTGTAACATTATCGAAGCTAACTTTGATGAGAGCACTGGCCAATGTAACGCTGCTGCTGATTCAAGCGGCCAATCGGTGATTACGGTGAGTGGTGGTCAAGCTAACTTTACTGTGGGCGGCGACCAAGCTGCAGCAATTCATGTTGGTGCAAAAATTGGTGATGTTTGTACTGGTGCTGATTGCCCATGCACTTCTAACTGTGGAACTGACCCAGAGCCAGCTACCCCAGTAGCGGCTAGCTCTATTTGTACATCGGAAAACTTACCTACTTTGTACTACTGGGGAGCACAGCCTGCTGGCAGCCTTGCCAATGCAACATGGCCTGGTGTAGCCATGCAGAAGAACGGCGATTTCTATTGTCATGATCTAGGGGTCTCACTTACCAGTATCAATGCTATCTTCAGCAACAACGGCGCTAATAAAACGGCTGACTTAACTGCAGCGGGTGCCGGTTGTTATAAAGACGGTAGCTGGAGCAGCCTAGAGGCTTGTGGCTTTGACATTAGCGACTCGAATCCAGATCCTGTAGGTGGCACAGAAGTTTGCTACGACAACCAAGCTGGCTTTAGTAATCCAACACTTTACTACTGGTCGGTTTCAGCTGAAACCTCGGTTGCTAATGCGCAATGGCCAGGTGTGGCAATGGTGCAAAAAGGTGCTTACTACTGTCACGACTTTGGCACTAAGCTAAGCAGCTTAAACATTATCTTTAATGATAGTGGCGCCAATCAAAGCGCAGACCTAAATACTACAGGCGATGTATTGTGTTATGCCCAAGGTAGCTGGGTAGCTGCAACTAACTGTGTTGGCGGAAACCCTGACAATGGCGGCGACGAAGTATGGTACTTCCGCGGTACGCCAAATGCTTGGGGGACAACTCAACTTGATTACGATAGTGCTAGTGGTTTGTACTACACCGTTCAAAGCTTTAATGGTGAAGAAGCGCCAGCACGCTTTAAAATAGATAGTGGTAACTGGACAGAAGCGTATCCAAATGCGGATTACCAAGTGTCTGACAACACTACTTATCGCATCAACTTCAATAGCGCTACCAAAGATATTACGGTAAACGCGCAGTAAATTGTTTTTATGCGTCTCAGCTTTTTGCCCGGTTTACACCGGGCTTTTTTATGAGTAAAGCTTAAGCTATTTCGCTTGGCTGGTGTTTGCGCATTAAGGCGAAGTATAAAACCGGAATCACGATTAAGGTGAGCAAGGTCGACACCAATATGCCAAAGATTAAACTAATCGCTAGCCCGTTAAAAATTGGGTCGTCTAAGATAAACAATGCGCCAATCATAGCGGCTAAGCCTGTTAACATTATCGGCTTGGCTCTTACCGCACCCGAGCTAATTACTGCTTTAGAAAATGGCATGCCTGCAGCGGTTTGCTGATTAATAAAATCGACCAGTAAAATCGAATTTCGCACAATGATCCCCGCTAATGCAATCATGCCAATCATCGAGGTAGCAGTAAACTGTGCTCCTAACAAAGCGTGTCCAGGCATCACCCCAATGATGGTTAGTGGAATTGGAGCCATAATAATCAGCGGTACTAAATAAGAGCGAAACTGTGCAACTACTAATAGATAAATCATGATCATACCTACCGCATAAGCTAGGCCCATATCGCGGAATGTTTCATAGGTGATTTTCCACTCGCCATCCCACAAAATTGCAATGTCACTTAGCCCGTCAGGTTGCTTTATATAATGTTGAGCAAAGGGTAAGCCTGCCTCTTCAGCACTTAGCGCCATATCAAACATGCCATATAATGGACTGTCTAACTCGCCTGCCATGTCGGCCATGACCATAACCATGGGAATGGCATTTTTATGCATGATTGGTAAGTTAATGGTACCCTGTTTAATGCTCACTAGCTCACTTAAAGGTATTGCTTGGCCTTGTAGGTTAGTTAAACGTAGATTAAGCACTTGCTCTAAATCTAGTTTATCGCCCTCTTGTAGCTGCAAGCGGATCGGCACTGGGTATTGTTGTTGCTCGCTATGTAGGTAGCTCACATCGCTACCGCCAACGGCAGTGCTAATTACTTCTACAATGTCGCTATAGTTAATCCCTAGTAGTGAGCTTTTAGAGCGATCTATAGTTACCCGCCATTGGCTTTGTGGGTCAGGTAGCATGATGTCGATATCAACGATGTCTGGGGTATTATGGAAATGCTGCATCAAGGCATTGGCGGCTTGCTGGCGAATCTCGTCACTAGGGCCATATACTTCCGCTACGATGGGCGACCAAACCGGTGGGCCGGGCGGTACCTCTACCACCTTAATATTGGCTTGATAAGGTAAGCCTATTGCTTGTAATTGTTTACGTACAGAACTAGCGATGCTGTGACTATCGCGATCTCGTTCCGATTTATCAACCAGATTTACTTGAATATCTCCGAGTTCTTGGCTGTTACGCATGAAGTAGTGGCGCACTAAACCATTAAAGTTTATCGGAGCGGTAGTGCCGGCATACAGTTGTAAATCAGCAACTTCAGGTACTGTCATGAGGTAATCACTAAGCTCGAGTAATAAGCGTTGGTTTTGCTCTAAGCTGCGCCCTTCTGGCAGATCGACCATTACCTGAAATTCAGATTTGTTATCAAAGGGCAGCATCTTCATTACCACCAGCTTATTTAGCGGCAAGGCAATTGCTGCGATTATCATGAGTATTACTGCTAACCACAATAAACCACGGGCTTTTCGGCCATGTTGTTTATCCAGAAACGGACCAATTAGGCCTTCAAAGAGACGCTGTAATTTAGATTCTTTTGATGGCTCAGCTCCGCCATGGGCGCTACTTTTCAGTAGCTTGGCGCTGAGCCAAGGTGACAACACAAAGGCAACTGACAAGGAAATAAGCATCCCGAGGCTGGCATTAATCGGAATAGGGCTCATGTAAGGCCCCATTAAGCCGGAGACAAAGGCCATGGGTAACAGGGCGGCTATTACCGTAAAAGTGGCTAAAATAGTGGGTCCACCAACTTCATCTACTGCCTGTGGAATAATGCTTAATAAATCGGGTTTATTTGGGTCATTGGCCGCTAGCCCCATGTGTCGGTGGATGTTCTCTACCACCACAATGGCGTCATCAACGAGTATGCCAATGGAGAAAATAAGCGCAAAAAGCGACACTCTATTTAAGGTAAAGCCCCACGCCCAAGAGGCAAAAAGAGTAATGGCTAGAGTAATTACAATGGCAATGCCTACCACTACTGCTTCGCGCCAGCCCATGGTAATTAATACTAAAAGTACCACTGCGGCAGTGGCGAAAATGAGTTTAGCTATCAGCGTATTGGCTTTGTCTGCTGCGGTGGCACCATAGTTTCTGCTAAGCTGGTGGCTCACTTGATGAGGGATCAACACGTTGTCTAGTTGATTGATGCGCTGTTCAATTTGTTCAGCCAGTTGCACCGCATTTGTACCGGCTTGTTTGGCAATGGCAATGGTCACCGAAGGGAAGCTACCTTGCTGGTTTACCAGCCACACGCTTTGGCTGGGCAGCTCGGCACTAAGGCTGACCTCTGCGACATCTGAGAGGTATACCGCTTGTTGCTGGCGGACTGCAATTACCAAGTTTTCTAGTTCACTGGCGGTTTGTAAAAACTGTCCAGTTTGCACTTTGATCACTTGATTGTCTTGAATTAGCTCAACCAAGTCTGATTGCAGGTTATTTGCCTGAAGCTGCTGAGCGATTTGCTTAAACTCAACACCATAAGCATTTAGTTTGACCGGATCAATGCGCACTGAAGCAACTAACGGTTGCTCGCCCAAGGTGTACACATCTTTAGTACCTGGGATCCGTTTCAGTTCGGTTTCTAGAGTGTGAGCAACTTTGGTTAATTCGAAGGGACTTAGTTGCTGGCTCTCGTCCCAAAGGGACAGACTTACGATGGGTACATCGTCAATCGCTCGTGGTTTAATTAAGGGGTGGCCAACACCTGCGCCGGTAGGTAATTTGTCTAAATTAGCGTAGATTTGATTGTATAAACTGACAATGGCATCGTTTCGCTTAACGCCTACCTCAAACACCACAATGAGCATTGCACCATTAGGTTGAGAGAAGGAATACAAAGTGTCGATACCATTTAACTCTGATATTATTTTTTCAGCAGGTAGGGTGACTAAATGCTCAACCTCTTTGGGGCTTGCACCCGGAAATGGGATGTAAACATCGGCAAAAGTCACATCAATTTGCGGTTCTTCTTCCTTGGGGGTGATGATTACCGAAAATATCCCCATTAATAAGCCCACTAAGGCTAACAATGGGGTTATTGGCGAGTGCAGAAAACGCTCTCCAATGCGTCCAGCTATGCCCATGACTATTGCTCCTTATCTAGCATTGCTTGATAGGCTGACAACGCAATGACATCACCATTTTCTAGCCCCGAAAGCACTTGAACTTGGTCTGCGTTAGTATCGGCTAAGCGCACTTGATTAAGACGATAACCTTGACTGGTTTTTAAGTAGACGGCACTCAGTTCGTTAAGTTCTAGCACCGTGGAGCGGGGCACCCATATTTGCTGACGTTGGCCATAACTAAAACCCAGTTTGGCCCAGCTGCCGGGGTACATAACGGCATTGTCTGTAGGCAGGTTGAGGCGAATTTTAAACGAGTGGGACTGCGGATCGGCATGTCTGAAAATAGTGAAATTGTTTGACTGCAGCTCTGTTTGCCCGGCAAGTGTAACAAAAAACTGGGTATCGCTATTGATCACATCAAGATAGCGCTGCGGAATATGAGCAATCGCTCGCATGTTCTCTAATGAGTAGCCAGAATATAGTGGCTGACCTTGAGAAATGGTTTCGCCTAACTGCACATGCCGCTGGGTCACAATGCCGGAAAAAGGTGCTCTAATTACCGTGTAATCTAAGGTTTCTTTTGCTTGAATTAATGCTGCATTTGCCGCGTGAACGGCGCTTTGGGCCGCCTTGGCTTCAGTTTCTGCTTGGTCTAGCTGACCCTTTGACACCGCCCCTTGGGGGTAAAGTTTTTGCAGTCGTTGCCATTGACGTTGGGCTTCGTTGTTTTGTGCAATAGCACGACTAAGCTGGGCATTAGCCGAAGCATAAGAGGCAGATTGTTGAGTGCTCGTGATTTCTAAAATGACCGAGTCTTTTTCAACAAAATCATTTACGTCGTAATAGAGCTTAAGCACTCTGCCTGATGTTTGTGCGGCTAGTGTTGCGGCGTCAACCGCTTCAATAACGGCATCTAGCTCAACGGTAATCGGGATCGCTTGTGAGCTTACGGT encodes:
- a CDS encoding efflux RND transporter permease subunit; its protein translation is MGIAGRIGERFLHSPITPLLALVGLLMGIFSVIITPKEEEPQIDVTFADVYIPFPGASPKEVEHLVTLPAEKIISELNGIDTLYSFSQPNGAMLIVVFEVGVKRNDAIVSLYNQIYANLDKLPTGAGVGHPLIKPRAIDDVPIVSLSLWDESQQLSPFELTKVAHTLETELKRIPGTKDVYTLGEQPLVASVRIDPVKLNAYGVEFKQIAQQLQANNLQSDLVELIQDNQVIKVQTGQFLQTASELENLVIAVRQQQAVYLSDVAEVSLSAELPSQSVWLVNQQGSFPSVTIAIAKQAGTNAVQLAEQIEQRINQLDNVLIPHQVSHQLSRNYGATAADKANTLIAKLIFATAAVVLLVLITMGWREAVVVGIAIVITLAITLFASWAWGFTLNRVSLFALIFSIGILVDDAIVVVENIHRHMGLAANDPNKPDLLSIIPQAVDEVGGPTILATFTVIAALLPMAFVSGLMGPYMSPIPINASLGMLISLSVAFVLSPWLSAKLLKSSAHGGAEPSKESKLQRLFEGLIGPFLDKQHGRKARGLLWLAVILMIIAAIALPLNKLVVMKMLPFDNKSEFQVMVDLPEGRSLEQNQRLLLELSDYLMTVPEVADLQLYAGTTAPINFNGLVRHYFMRNSQELGDIQVNLVDKSERDRDSHSIASSVRKQLQAIGLPYQANIKVVEVPPGPPVWSPIVAEVYGPSDEIRQQAANALMQHFHNTPDIVDIDIMLPDPQSQWRVTIDRSKSSLLGINYSDIVEVISTAVGGSDVSYLHSEQQQYPVPIRLQLQEGDKLDLEQVLNLRLTNLQGQAIPLSELVSIKQGTINLPIMHKNAIPMVMVMADMAGELDSPLYGMFDMALSAEEAGLPFAQHYIKQPDGLSDIAILWDGEWKITYETFRDMGLAYAVGMIMIYLLVVAQFRSYLVPLIIMAPIPLTIIGVMPGHALLGAQFTATSMIGMIALAGIIVRNSILLVDFINQQTAAGMPFSKAVISSGAVRAKPIMLTGLAAMIGALFILDDPIFNGLAISLIFGILVSTLLTLIVIPVLYFALMRKHQPSEIA
- a CDS encoding efflux RND transporter periplasmic adaptor subunit is translated as MQTLVTVFLGLLLFAANTAGAAQAELENFTVSSQAIPITVELDAVIEAVDAATLAAQTSGRVLKLYYDVNDFVEKDSVILEITSTQQSASYASANAQLSRAIAQNNEAQRQWQRLQKLYPQGAVSKGQLDQAETEAKAAQSAVHAANAALIQAKETLDYTVIRAPFSGIVTQRHVQLGETISQGQPLYSGYSLENMRAIAHIPQRYLDVINSDTQFFVTLAGQTELQSNNFTIFRHADPQSHSFKIRLNLPTDNAVMYPGSWAKLGFSYGQRQQIWVPRSTVLELNELSAVYLKTSQGYRLNQVRLADTNADQVQVLSGLENGDVIALSAYQAMLDKEQ
- a CDS encoding starch-binding protein, which encodes MRKFSKLATSALLAGAALGYASSVTAAPRTAFVHLFEWKWEDIAQECETFLGPKGFAAVQVSPPTKSHNAGAWWSRYQPVSYSFEGRSGSRGQFQDMVQRCKNVGVDIYVDAVINHMAAYDRNFPEVPYGPNDFNSCTSDIDYGNRWQVQNCDLVGLNDLKTGSEYVRQKIADYMNDAISMGVAGFRIDAAKHIPAGDIAAIKGKLNGNPYIFQEVIGAPGEPVRPSEYTYIGDVTEFEFARKLGPAFRDSNIAWLPDLGNQMELSSADAVTFVTNHDEERHNPGGPIWHGVQGDGYFLANIFALAYPYGYPKIMSGYYFNGDFDAGPPSSGVHTGNACGFDGGNWVCEHKWRGIANMVGFRNHTAGEWSITNWWQGGNDQIAFGRGGLGFVVINKRSGSSINQSFDTGMPDGQYCNIIEANFDESTGQCNAAADSSGQSVITVSGGQANFTVGGDQAAAIHVGAKIGDVCTGADCPCTSNCGTDPEPATPVAASSICTSENLPTLYYWGAQPAGSLANATWPGVAMQKNGDFYCHDLGVSLTSINAIFSNNGANKTADLTAAGAGCYKDGSWSSLEACGFDISDSNPDPVGGTEVCYDNQAGFSNPTLYYWSVSAETSVANAQWPGVAMVQKGAYYCHDFGTKLSSLNIIFNDSGANQSADLNTTGDVLCYAQGSWVAATNCVGGNPDNGGDEVWYFRGTPNAWGTTQLDYDSASGLYYTVQSFNGEEAPARFKIDSGNWTEAYPNADYQVSDNTTYRINFNSATKDITVNAQ